aggaagtttttttggggggggtctacACTGTTCCTCTTGCTGTTTCTCAAAGGCTCTCAGTGTATCTTTCCTGTTAACTCACTTGATAATGCTAATATATCAAACAACCTTGGTTGGGGGATGCTTTAGATACCAAACAGTTCTGTGATCTGCTATACCCCTTGCCCTTGAGAAAGATGTATCTAGATGTTGAATTTAATGTGCCTTCTTTGGATTTTGCAGTCTAGTTGTACTTTCCCAGATTGCAGAGTCAGCCTGGATGCACTCACTGATTTCAGGAACTGAATTTGTAACGGACAGCAAACAGAGCATTATGGTAACCTGCTGGTTATTTGATGTTCAAGGACATTCAAGTTGTAGAGAGGATGCATTTTCCCCTTCTTAATAAAGTTTATTTGttatttgtagtccgcctttctcacagacaAGGCAGACTTACACAGAGTAAATCGGTGCAATCAGTAGGATGATGACacctctaataagcaatgtaatgggACAGATTgcaaaaatgtgaaacaaaatataAGTATTAAACTTGACATgttaatgcagaaaatggtattacataagtagaaataCAATACAGTGAGAGCAAGCAAAACAATACATATAGCAACAGGTAATACATATTATGCAAAGTAATACAGTCCACCCActccctttattaaagcatcttcCTGAGCCATTCCATTACAATATAGTCCTTTTACCTTTGTAATAGTTTGTGGAATGATGGGAGAAAGGGAACCTTCCTGACAttctcaggcagcccattccataaggtggggaccACTGCAGAGAATGCACAtctacgggcagttgttgatcttgcccatttgcagggtgccatctgcagaaggccctgctcagatgaaatTGATTCCttgcaatgtatttttttttttacttttgtagTTACTCATAAAAATGCCTCCTAGAAAAACTGTAACTATCCTCTTACTATTGCAGGCCTGCCCAGCCAGCAGTTTTCATTCCATACATTCAGCAGTGAAGTTGAAATTGAAACGTTTCAGAAAAGACTTCTTGCTTGGTACAATAAATGCAAACGAGACCTTCCTTGGAGAAAACTGGTATGCAATATGCAGATTCCAAGCAGCTCAAAAAAGAGCCTTTTTGGGAAGGTATGAGCATCGGATGCATTGTGTCCTTTTTCATGAATTCCCCTCTTCATGCTGTTACAGGCCACAACTGAAGCTGATGCTGACAGACGAGCATATGCTGGTGAGAAGGAACCTGAAAGAGTTTGGCTGGGAGTTCCTGTTACTGATCAGCCTTTGTGCTGCTCTGGAGCTAACTGCACAAGCAATATATTAAAACAGTGTCCTGCTGGCAGCTTCAGGGGATGTGTAGGCAGGGGGTGGGTAATCTGTTTCACTGTGGAGAAAATCACTTTGTGTGTCTTACCCACTCGGCCCAGTTAGAGTTATTTGGGGCCCCAGCAAAATCAAGATGGCAAATCCATCAGGTCATGGCATGTGGTCAGCACCAGTCAAAGGGGCAGGAGAAAACAACAGGCAGAACTAGTTATCCTCAGCTGAATGGCCCCTCTGTGACTGAGGGATACTGAGATAGACCACTGGTTTCCTCTTTGTTGTTAACTGAATAGCATCTCTTGTTTGCTAGGCAAGACTGAGAAGGTTCTGGAGAATCCCTAATGCTTACATTTCTCTATTTGTGTTTGCAGTGTGGGTATCAGAGATCATGCTCCAGCAGACTCAAGTAGCTTCTGTGATCAACTACTACAATCGCTGGATGCTGGTGAGGCTAAACTTCTTGTGGCACATTCGCACTTGATTTTAGTTTCTGGAACAAGTTCTTCCAGTCCGTTTTTCAGATCAGCAAACAAGCTCCCCTTTTTCTTTGTGATGCAGAAATGGCCAACCTTACAGAACCTAGCTGGAGCTTCGCTGGAGGTAAGAAAGAGAATGCGAGATCATAACTGTGTTTCTGTATGAACACACGTAAGTACACTTGCATGTGTTCAAGAAAGATTGATCTTTCCTTCCCAGTGTTCAGGTTTTCCCTAATATTTCCTTCTGTTTGGGAATAGGAAGTGAATGAACTGTGGGCAGGGCTTGGCTACTATTCTCGAGGGAAGCGGCTCCAGGAAGGTGCACGTAAGGTACTCTATGGACATGGATCAGTCATTGTCAGTATTCATGTAGCCAGTGGTGTTTAGCTTTGGCAAGGAGGAACATTCACATCCTGTGACGACTCAAGATAATGGAAGGCTCCTTTGGAAGGAAGCCAGAGCAGATAATTAACTCCTGTAACTCTTGTCATAGTTTGTCTGACTAGCATGTAGGAGAGTGGGAAAATGTTCTTAAATGACAAGATGAGTATCTACAAAGAGCTTACTATTGAAGGCCTATGCTGAACAGCTCCCTGAAGGTAAATGCATAGTTTATAGGTGATATGTGTCCCAAATCTTCAAAACGTGTattacatttgtatcccaccttcctCCAAGAATTTCAGAGGAGTATTTAAGCTGCCCCAAACTGTGTGGAGTATGTTAGGCTAGGAGAAAATAATTTGGCCATGCAATGAGCTTTCATAGCCAATTGCTGATTTGGAAAAGGCTTTTCCATATCCAGTACCAATGCATGCGACGCTGCACTGTGCTGATACTTTGTTATGCCTGTGTAGACTCTTCCCCTACCCCTGTTACTCTCAGCAGTGGGGTCACTTCCTTGTTAAAGGGCTGGTGTAATAGCAGTGTATTGAAAACACCTGTAAAAGTGGCCCTTCTCCTTACCTTGCTGCTGTGGACACAGCTGGCCACTGTGGCTTGGTGTGTAGCACAAGGCCCTCCATAGCTAAGCTGGCCTTTGCATAGCTGTCCTTTTCATAGCAGATTTGCTTGTCCCTACCTTGCCTCCTTTTGTTTTGGATTGTCCCTACTTCACTGCACTGATTGTTGGATTGGCAGGTTTGTGTTTCTATATGAATTGGAGATGTACGTAATGAAGTTGCCAGGTGATGTAAGCTCGTTGGGGAGAAACGTGAGTATATAAATGAAGCGAATAAATTCACTGATCTTTTGCAGATTGTATCAGAGATGGCAGGTCATATGCCCAGGACAGCAGAGGAGCTGCAGAAACTGCTGCCAGGAGTAGGGAAATACACTGCAGGAGCTATTGCATCCATAGCATTTGGGCAGGTAAATAAGAGTGCACCCTATTTAGGCAGCTTTGCCTTAGGCTATGCATAAAGCAGATGGCACCCCAGACTGGCTTGCCTTGATTAACCTTAGAACACACAGAGtcatagcctgtatggcccctttcaactcaaGGATTctatctagtctaaccccctgctcaatgcaggataaacctagagcatccctgacaggtgttcgtccaaccactgcttgaagactgccagagaagaggagctcaccacctccctaaacagctgattccactgctgaactagtcttactgtaaaaaaattcttcctaatgtccagctggtacttttccacctgtaatttatacccattagtctgagtcctatcctctgctgccaacaggaacatctccctgccctcctttaagtgacagccttttaaatacttaaagagagcaattatgtcccccctcaacctctcttctccggactaaacattcccaaatccctcagtcgttcctcgtagggcttggtcttcaggcccctgatcatcctcgttgttctcctctgcacccgctccattctgtccacatcctttttgaagtgaggcctccaaaactgcacacagtactccatcAGCTAAGGGGCATAGACCTCTCATTTCCTGCCCAAATTCTGTTTGCAGCTGATTCCGCATTGACATGTGTTGGGAAAGTTTTTGGAATGCCCTTAAAGATCAAGAATTGAGTTGTAATTTAATTCCCTTGGTAGTCACACTGGAAAATTTCAGAGTGGGAAGATACAATGATTTCCTAAAGGAGTGGGACCCATTGTCCTTTGTATTCCTTTTGCTTGCTTCTGAAAATAACGGTCCTGTAGATTTATGAGCAGAAAGGCTGCTTTGCTCTTACGTAGCCCCTTCCCTTGGCTAAGTGATGCTTGAACAGGTACTCTCACAAGGATGATCATTGACAGTTGTTCTTGCTCAATGCTTCCAGGTGACAGGTGTGGTGGACGGGAATGTGATTCGGGTCTTGTGCCGCATACGAGCTATTGGGGCTGACCCCACCAATTCTGCTGTTACTGACAGATTATGGTAAGAGAAGGGATGTGGCTGTAACGGTGCAGGTGTAGCTTTAGGTTGCAAGGATGAAATCAGGAGACAGATTCTTGCTTCTCATTCTTCATCTGTGCCCTTGTGACTCTGATGTTGAGACAACTACCCATATTTTATTGTactgtgaattttatcaggatgtcagaaataggctgattttgcccttgttgaccaGAGCTTTTAGACATTCGGatgatttcattattaaatatttacttgaggataaagatgTCACCGTTTCCTACACAGTGGCAATGTTTTGTTACATTGCCACTAGAGTGCAGAGAGCTCTGGTTAGTGTATCAAAATTGTAATTctggctctgtattgatcaattttaacaatgtttatctgctggtcaaatgattgCAAATAAATAAGCTTCATCTGAAATCCCAGTTGGAGAATAACAGCAGCTACCTGGCAAGATGCAGTACTTGTTTGGATGGTTCCCAGCCAGTCCCTTACTGGATGCAGAAGTTTTTTAATTGGTCTCACCTGCTAGTAGCTTAGGCAGAGGTTTCTGAGTCTAGACTAGCTACACCCACTGGCAAGGAGCAAGGGGGCTTGAGCCTTAATTTCTGCACTGAAAAACACAGTTCTGTAGGACTAGGAAGTGGGGATGTACAAGGGAAAGGAGAGTTGGGGGAATCCTTCTGCAAGTGCAGGCTGCAGGCATTTTAGGGGGAGcttatatgggattttattgtattttgttttttaatttgaatttgtaatctgccttgagccatcaggaaaggtggggtataaatgtttcaataaataaattccaCTCAAAGCTGGTAAGTTTTAGTGATAAGTGTGCTCAGGATTAGGGCGAGATAGCTCCTGGGAAGAGCTAGGGGCTGTAGAAGGGGACACTGCGCAAAGCTTACAAATAACCTTGGggagccccaccccaaaaaaaaacctctaaagGTCAGTGAGACTTTAGAAGATGCTGTTCATATGGTTTAGGACAAGAAGTGGtctccaaaggggaaaaaacaccaaaATAGCTGTCCGGATTCTTCCAGGGTCATCAGATTCTGTGCCAGACAATGTAAGAGAACCAAATCTACCTTTTAAAGCAATACTTTCCTACTGCTACTGCAAAGACAGCTGTctggacagcatggtgtagtggttaggagcagtgaactctaatctggagaaccgggtttgattccccacacttcaacatgagtggcggacgctaatctggagaactgggttggtttccccactccgtcacatgaagccagctgggtgacattggactagtcacaattatctgaactcagccccacctacttcacaaggtgtctgttgcggggagaggaagggaaggagattgtaagctgcactgattctccttaaaaggtagagaaagttggcatataaaaaccaacttctttgcaAAACCTGTACTTCATTTACTCAGTCCCTTATTTCTAACAGAGCTTACCTGGATGCACTTCTCTGCATCCTTTCCCCATGGCTGTGGTTGTAGACAGAGAAGGCTCAGGATCTCTTCCAGCTGGCTGCCTTGGGCTTCCCTGTTGTGCTTGCCAATGTAGGTTGCTGTTGGTCTTAGGGCTTTATCACACGCGCTGGTGGATCCAGCCCATCCAGGTGACTTTAACCAAGCTATGATGGAACTGGGGGCAACGGTGTGCACTCCCAGGGCCCCACTGTGCACGGAGTGTCCGGTGAGGCAGCACTGCAGAGCTCACCGCAGGGTAAGTGGACACCTTTCCCTCTAATGTCTGCCAAGTAGGGATTTATTCTATGAGGGATTTGGCCCAGATACCACACGTCTTAGATTGAAAAACTTTCGTTTTCCTTAAaatatgtgtatacacacaaagTGGTGGTCAAGGAGGACACTTACGGTGCAATCATTTGCacagttactgcagtctaagtccactgaaatcaatgcacATAGACTGGAATAACCCCTGCATAGCTTTGCATTGTGAATCTAAGAAAAAATCCTGAAGAATGACTTTTCTTCTCCAGTTTGTCTTTATCAGACTCTAAAGCACAGGTTCCTTCTCTGTTACCATATCAAATCAGATAATTTTTCTTAGCATTAGGCATGTATCATATATTGTTCAGTTCTATTCTAACTTGGGTTGGTTTAGAACTTGGAATTGTGACTAATGTTAACATGGTTTGATGTTGGGGTCATAGAAGCTCTGGAAGAAGCTTGAAGAACCAAGTTAGCATGGCGGTTAGAGTGTCATCTTTAAATGGAGGAAAATAGAACCTGACCtcattggaggaagggcagagtgAAAATGTACCAGATTAATAGACATGCACCTCCAGGAGTCTCGGATGACTGACACATTCTGTTCCGCAGATGGAGAAGGAGCTGAAAGACTCTACCAAGAGATTGATAGGAAGAAGTGCCTCCAAGTGTTCCCAGGTGCTGGATGTGGAAGAATGTGGTAAGTGCTGAGAAGGTTTGGCACTTTGAAAGAATGCaagcctctacctcaaaaagccATCCTTAAGGCTTGCATTCTTTCAACGTTTTTTCAAGGTGAAAAAAAACACCAACACTGCTCCAAACAGATCTCTTATCTTCTTTCCCCTTCCACCCACTTTCTTTAGTCAGCATACTTGATTTATACGAGGGGGAAGAACCGCACTTGCAGCCAACAAACCCAGATGCTCCTGATAAAGTCACCCTTCTGTTCAGATGATCCCCCTAGATAAAAGCCAGTCTCCTCTTTCTGGTATAGGGGGAAGAACCACACTGTATAGGGGGAAGAACCACACTTGCAGCCAACAAACCCAGATGCTCCTGATAAAGTCATCCTTCTGTTCAGATGATCCCCCTAGATAAAAGCCAGTCTCCTCTTTCTGCTATGAAATGGATTAAGTATGTAATGGCCTCCAAATCCCAGGAATCCTGCATGAGTAAAGCTTCCTTGACTGGACTGAATGTGCATTCCAACTTGGTGTTGGAGCCAAGACATCCTTGATGGTCCTGCTGGACTACCAGCATCTGGAAatggacaaaaaaaaaccctccttgctTGTTTTACTAAACCTCTCAGCATCATTCCGTTCTGTGAACTGCTAGATTCTCCTAGCGTGGATTAACAGAGCTGAAGGCCATCAAGGGATGGCTTTGATCTGGCTCTGATTGTTTTTTGCCAGTCAGTCTCAAAAAGTGGCCTCAGAAAAAAGACTGTGCTGTTCATTGGGAGTTCTTCTGTGACATTCCACAGCAGTCGGTATTAGCACTGAACAGTTCTGTGTGAGGTTTGGAGGAGCAAATCTGCAACTGTAAAACCAGGTGCCATTAATATACTGATGATACTGAGCTCTTGGGTCTCTTTAAATAAAGACCCCCAGAAGAcactgaactggtgcctggagtCCATGGGAAGGATAAAAGCCCGAGGCTGAGTCCAGGCCTGTTTTTAGAAAAAAGTacacagcctttttaaaaatctgaccagGCATTTTATGATGTCTTACGATATTGGATGATCATGACTTCATCTTGCTTGCTGGAAGTTTCaacattttctggattttttggTGAGCTATCAGAAAGGCAGGGCATTTTTTAATGCATGGTTGCACAGCCTCAAGTCGgtcaggagcagcagcaaaggAGTGCTGGAGGCAACAGATTTGCCCTCTCCAGTATGTTGGGTCCCGAAGTTATTTGTCCTATAGAGAACTTTCTGTAAGACGTTCACTCTCTGGTTTTGATACACTATTGTATGGCCTGGGCTGTATAGGTTGATTTGTGTGGGCTGGTGGTTGGATGCACTAGCCTTATTGTGGCACATCAAATTAGGTTGTcttctggagcggtggagtctgatctggagaactgggtttgattccccactcctccacatgagcggcggaggctaatctggtgaaactggatttctttccccactcctacacacgaagccagctggatgaccttgggctagtcacagctctgttagagttctctcagccccacctacctcatagggtgtctgttgtggagaggggaaggcggttgtaagccggtttgattctgccctaagtgggagagaaagttggcatataaataccaactcttttcttctcctGTCTCTGAACAACAACTTAAAGGAACGGTTCAGGTGTTCTGCAGTTCAAGCCCCTAAACTTAAATTGCAGGAAATCTTTTCTTTAGAGTCACATTCTCATGGAGGATTTGGCCCATGTGAACTTTGCCATCATGGGGTAGGCAACATCAGATGAATTCTGGCTTGCACTGCCAAACCTCCCTTACTTAAACCCCTGATACAATAGAGCAGGTCTGAAATCATTGGGTTTTTGCCAGCACTTCAGAACCAAGCATCTTACCTTCTCTGTTCTTCTGATCTGTAGCCAGCCCTGCAGGATGTTGCTCCCTTTGCCTGCCTCCTTCAGAGCTGTGGGATCCTAGTCTTGGTGTGACTAACTTCCCCAGGAAAACTGCCAAGAAGCAGCCCAGGATAGAGAACACGGCTACATGCGTGCTGCAGAGAAGATGCCATGAGGACAAGCCAGAGTACCTTATTGTACAGAGGCCCTGCACAGGTAACTGGCTCATGAGTGGACAGGGGATAAGTCTGAAGTTACTTTTGCAGTCATAGTTCCCCACACTCTTGGGCAAATTTGGATGTTATCTCTTTAACCAAACTACAGTGTATCGGGTCAGAAACCAGATTGCAAGGGGTTTTTTTATGGGGGCAATTGACTCTGCGCCATTTGATTTGGATGAGGCAGCCACTTTTACATTGAAGCACAGTGGTGATTTTGAGCGAGAGCTTGAAGAACTTAGATGTCTGCACGTCAGAGATGGCTCCTGTTTATCTACCGGTCCATCCCAAGTTAATACCCTGTGGGATAGGCAACTTGATCTTTCTGGGACAGCAACTGCAAAGCTCATGTTTCAGCTACAATTAAAGGAAGCAAACTGAATTATTTAAGGCATGGTCTGTTTCTCCTGCACGAGCCAGCAGAGAGCACTCAGCCCTGATGTAGATGCCTGCATTGGGAGCAGTGCtgttgcttcttttcttttttttgccatcatccctgtagggtttttaaggcaagagaccttcataggtgatttgccattgcctgcttccacatcacgacctgggtattccttggagggctcccacccaaatactagccaggatcagggctgagagtgtgtgactggcccaaggtcacccagcaagcttccatggcatgagtgcggatttgaacatgggttccCAGGTACTAGTACGATGCCTTAACCACTAATGTTATTCTGGAAACATTATTTCCTGAATATATGTCTTGCCTGCCTGACTTTAAACAGTGAAGTATTTTATTTAAAGCCAGGCAGGCAAGACATTGTTTTCCTTAAGTGCTGAGCGTTATTCTTACATACCTTACCACAAGAACTGTCCTATTTTTAGCTAAGGTTAAGAGCATTTCTGACGGCACTGCATTCATTACCTAggctgagatttgaaccagggatttcCAGACCAAGCCTTTAACCGCTAAGTTGTATCAGtttgtttgagagccagcatggtgtagtggttaatagcgctggactctaatctggagaaccgggttcaattccccattcctccacatgaagcctgctgggtgaccttgggctagtcacagttctctcagccccacctatttcacaaggtgtctgttgtggggagggggaggtgattgtaagctgctttgagaccccttaaaggtaggggaaagtggaatataaaagccaactcttctttgcgCTGATGATGCTGCTGTGCCTTTTCTCACAGGTCTGCTGGCAGGGCTCTGGGAGTTTCCTAGCATTTTGCTTTGCCCAGGGCAGGAGAAGCAGCATAAAGCAACAATGGCCAAACACCTTCAAGCATGGGTGGGCAGTGACGTGGCTGTGGGACGCTTGCAGCACGTTGGAGAGGTAAATGAGACTCTACACAAGCCTTATGTTGTGTTCAAATGTTTTGTGCATTGTGAAGAGTGTTGACTGGCCAGTTTACCCACCTGTCCCAACTaacactcccctccccacccctgtatACATGGGGTTGACAACcgactggtggggggtgggatagcAGCAGAAGTCCTGTTGCCATTTAGCATCATAGCAAGGCATCTGATTGTGTGCCTTGTATATGGGTGTTTTGATAATATCTGTGGAAAGAACCATTGCTTTATAACTGACAGGTGGAATGTTGCAGGTGGCTTTATTCATTAATGAAATTTGTTCCCTAAAGACTTTATGAATCAGTACCTATAAGGAACAGATTAAAAAATCCTGTCATAATACATAGGGGTCGGGTAAGATTAATCTTGATTTTCCAGCCATTCACCTCTGAGATTATCCTTAGCTTGCTATAGGCCTTGGGACCATGGGATCACACAGTACCATCTCCTTCTTACTTCCTTATCCGAAAGCAGCAGTGGCTGAGAGTTAAGAAGGGGAAGCCCAGAGGTTCCTTTCTATTCAAACCCTGGGTGTTTAGCCTGTGAAGGTCTGTTTACTTCTGGCCAAAGGACTGTGCCTGCCTGCTAGGAGATGAAGAAGGTGCTGTCAAACCACAGGatcttttttccttccctgcctACACTTGCAAATCTGTCTTCTCTAGGTTCTTCATATCTTCTCCCATATTCGCCAAACATATACAA
This Euleptes europaea isolate rEulEur1 chromosome 2, rEulEur1.hap1, whole genome shotgun sequence DNA region includes the following protein-coding sequences:
- the MUTYH gene encoding adenine DNA glycosylase, giving the protein MSKIRMARSSKRGIQHGTGKRQKSPRKREESVILYKGLPSQQFSFHTFSSEVEIETFQKRLLAWYNKCKRDLPWRKLATTEADADRRAYAVWVSEIMLQQTQVASVINYYNRWMLKWPTLQNLAGASLEEVNELWAGLGYYSRGKRLQEGARKIVSEMAGHMPRTAEELQKLLPGVGKYTAGAIASIAFGQVTGVVDGNVIRVLCRIRAIGADPTNSAVTDRLWALSHALVDPAHPGDFNQAMMELGATVCTPRAPLCTECPVRQHCRAHRRMEKELKDSTKRLIGRSASKCSQVLDVEECASPAGCCSLCLPPSELWDPSLGVTNFPRKTAKKQPRIENTATCVLQRRCHEDKPEYLIVQRPCTGLLAGLWEFPSILLCPGQEKQHKATMAKHLQAWVGSDVAVGRLQHVGEVLHIFSHIRQTYTIYFLNLDKHEGNCKMESALPLCRWVTKSEFQNSAVSTAMKKVLKAYEKWRSTISVSKVTKRKRDSLCASEPALEADRSSSKRQLSLDSFLAPQPKN